ATGGGAAAAGACGGATAAATTTAACTTTGGTATTGAAACCCAGTTCTTTAACCAACGTCTGACGCTTGATTTTGATTATTATTATGAAAAGACCATCGATTTGATTAACGATGTAACTTTATCGCAGACTTCCGGCTTTTCTACCTATAAGAATAACATGGGTGAGGTGGAAAACAAAGGTTTTGAAATGCAGTTACGTGCCGATATTTATAGAGATCGTAACTGGGCAATTGCTTTATGGGGGAATATGGCACACAATAAGAATAAAATCCTGAAAATTTCCGAATCTCAGAAGGCGTATAATGAACGTGTGGCTAACTTCTATAAAAAGGAATTGGAATATCAGGAACTTTACCATACTTCTCAGAAAGATGCTAACTATGCAATACCTATTCCTCAATATCAGGAAGGTCAGTCGCTGACCTCTATTTGGGCTGTTCGTTCTTTGGGTATTGATCCTACTACGGGAAAAGAGCTGTTTTTGAATAGAGATGGTTCTGTGACTGATAAATGGGATGCTGCTCAAGAGGTGGTAGTTGGTAATACGGAACCTAAGTTGAATGGTTCAATAGGTTTAAACGCTACCTATAAGAATTGGAGTCTATTTGCTGCTTTTCAGTATGAATTTGGTGGACAAGAGTATAACCAAACGTTGGTAGACCGTGTTGAGAATGCAGATATTGCCAATCGCAATGTCGATTTGCGTGTGCTGACTCAACGTTGGCAGAAGCCGGGGGATGTGGCAGAATTTAAAAACATTGCAGACAGCAAACTTACCACTTTGCCTTCGTCACGCTTTGTGCAAGATAATAAATATATCCGTCTAAGTGCCGTAACATTGAGTTACGATTTTGACCGTGAGTGGATTAAAAAGCATCTGCACATGAATATGTTACGTCTGGAAATGAGTTCCAGCGATTTCATTAATTGGCATTCTATTCGTCAGGAACGTGGTTTGAGTTATCCTAAATCCTGGAAGATAGATTTCTCGTTAAAAGCACAATTCTGATAATTAAGGAGAATAAAGAATATGAAAAGAATATATAGAACGATTGTTTTGTTAGGGGCGATGGTCACTCTAGGAACATCATGCAGTGATTGGTTGAACGTATATCCGTCCGATCAGATAAAAGAAGAGTTTTTGTTTGAAACAGGAGACGGATATCGTGCGGCATTAAATGGCATTTACCGTAAGATGGCTTCTTGGAGTATTTACGGTAGTAATTTGAAATGGGGACTTATAGATGCTTGGGGGCAGGTGTATGATATGGAACTGGCACCGATTGATGAGGGTGGACAGGCTATGAAACAAATAGAAAATCTGAAATTTACAGACCAACAGTTAACACCCACCACGGACAAAATGTGGAGTGACGCATGGAATGTGGTAGCCAACTGTAATGAATTGGCACAGCAGGCGGAACTGGCAGACAGTGCACTTTTTTACAGCGGGGAACTGGAGCGTAAGATGATTTTGGGAGAGGCAATAGGCTTGCGTGCATATATACAGTTCGACTTGTTGCGTGTATATACTCCTTCTCCTGCAATGAATCCGGGCAATCAGACTTTTATTCCTTATATAAATACCTATCCGGCTTATGTTAGTAATCGCGAGACGGTTTCTTATTGCTTGGAACAGATCATTAAAGATTTGAAAAGAGCGCAGGAGTTGTTGTGGGAAGTGGATAAAAGCGCCAATTGGAGGGATCGTTTCGAGGAAGGTAAAAATGATGAAACGTTATTTTGGGCATCTCGTGGGTTTCGTTTGAACTATTATGCCGTTACTGCCGAACTGGCTCGTGTATATTTGTATGCGGGTATGCCGGATGAGGCTTACAAGCAGGCTGAAATTATTATTCAACAAAACAGTCTTTTTGCTGCACTAACGGATGAAAAAGTTGCGTTGGAGGCACTAAGAGAAGGTAATGTGAAAATGTATGATGATATTATATTTGCTCTTTATTCTCCTAAAGATTTGATAGAATGGGATCGTTTGATAAATCACAAAAATGACAAGTCTGAGGGTAGTGATAAAAAGAGTTATTTTCTAGGTATAACTTCTGCTATTGCCAACGAACGTTATGGTAGTGATTTGAATACGGATTGGCGAATCCGTTACCAAATGGAGAAAAAAAATTATAACGATTATTGTTCAATGAAATATTATCAGCAGCCTGATAGTTATAAATATTCAGAAATAAATAATGTGATTGTTCCTATGTTCCGTATGTCGGAAGTTTATTATATTGCAGCTGAGGCTATCTATCAGACAGATTTGGATAAAGCAAAAGAGTATCTGAGAACTGTGAAAAAGAGTAGGGGAATTGATGCCGATTTGGAAAAAGTGACTGCATCTCAATTTATGACCATGCTTGTGAATGACGCTCAGAGAGAATTTTTTGGAGAAGGACAGACTTTCTTTATGTTCAAGCGATTGATGCGAACTATGAAAGGGAGAAAAGAGGTGCTGGCTACAAGAGAGAATATGGTATTGCCGTTACCCGAATCTGAAAGTGCAATTTAATTTTTAAAAGAGTTAGAAACCTATGAAAATGAAAAATATATTGTTGACGGGAATGATGGCATGCATAGGCATATCGCTGTTTTTCTCTTGTCAGGAGGAAGGACTTGTTCTCAATGGGAATGATGTTTCTTATATTAATTTTAATAAAGACTTGACGAAAGATACGACTCGAATCAGTTTTGAATTTTATCCTTTGGGAGAAGGTATGGATGTGAAAATTGCCGAAGTACCAATTGAAGTGGCTATCTTCGGTAAGATTCAAGATAAAGATTTGGAGTTTACCATTGCTATAGATGAGAAGATGTCTACTTTTCCTGCATCTCAATGTATTCTCCCTGAGAAGTGCGTCTTTAAAAGTGGACAATTATTAGATACTATTTATGTAAAACTGAAAAACTTTCCTGACTTAAAAACTACTACTAAATTTGTTGCTTTGAGAATAAATGCAGGAGACGAAGTTGGCGAAGGTATAGCCAACTATTCCAGAGCAATAATCGCAGTGACAGACCGTCTTGTAAAACCTGACTGGTGGGATTATAAAGACATCGAATATTATGGTGAGTATTATAGCTCAGTCGACTGGTATTATTTAGGTGACTATTCAGACACAAAATTCCGTATGTTTTTAGAAGTACTGCAAGAAAATGATGATGAACTGTTTGATGGCAAAGATAGAGTGAAGCTACGTAAATACTCTTTGTCGTTAAAGTATAAAGTAGCGGAAGAAAATGCGCGAAGAGGTCCTGACAATCCTTTGAGAGATGAGAAAGGCGTAATTATAGAAGTGCCTGTTGCCGGATAATTAAAAACTAAAGATAGTTATGAAGAAGATATTGACATATATATTCATTGGAGCAACCATGGCAAGTTTGTCCGGTTGCTTGGATAATGATAACAACTATAATTATAGTGAGGTTAATGAATTGGAGAAAAAGATAGGGATTACCGGAATGAAAGCAGAATATTTGCTTGCTTTTCAAGAAGAGGTAACTATAACTCCTTCCTTTGAGCTTACAATTGATAAAGAGAATCCCGATGTCTCTTATGAATGGAGGCTGGATGGTATATTATTGCCGGATGAAACGAATCCTTCTTGCACATTTAGCTTTGAACGTGGTGGTATGCACGAAGTTACTTATACGGTGATAGATAATAAAACCGGAATAAAATTCTCCAAAAGTTGTACGTTGAGAGTGCGTTCACCGTTTGCACGTGGTTGGTTGGTATTGAGTGAGGATGGTGCACGGAATTCCAGACTCTCTTTTGTTGGTGCTAGTTCTATTAATTATAAATTGACTGTGACTGATGGCACTACAGTGGCTGAAATTGATCGTGACTCACTTGTATATAATCAAGTTGTAGAGGATGTAATATCTGGATTAGGCTCTCATCCCAAGGGGCTACTTTTGAATGCCGGTTATCTGGGTGCTTATGGCGAGGTTCTTGAAATACCGGACGAAGTGATTGTGATGCAAGATCGTTGGGCAGAGTTAAATGGTATTACATTGGAACGTGAGGTTTACACTGATGAAGAGTTTAGAGGAGATTTGCCACAAAATTTTGATCCGGTGTCAGCTGCCATGACTTACTCTGCTAAGGCCTTATTAAATTCCGATGGATACATTTATTGGGCGAATATGGTTACTCACAAAGACTTTCATTCTTGTGGTTATACTTCTTTTCCGGTGGGTAAGAATAAAAAATTCAAAGGACTTTATCAGAGTTATAAAGTTAATAAATATCATGGAGCTATGCCTGTTCTCACGGAGGATAATGAGATTGCAGGTCTCATCGATGATGCAATTCCTGAATATGGGAATCCTGACGTACTGGAGATATCTGATTATAGTAGCCTAGTATATAGTGTACAAACAGGAGAAGACAAGGAGACACCTGTAGATGAAAGATATAAATTGGAAGATGGTTGGAAAATACTGGCTATGATGCCGGCGTCTTCAAATGATGCGGGCTATCAAGAAACCAGACCAGGCTGGGTAGCAATCATAAATAATGGTCCTCAGTATAAGTTATTATATTTTCAATGGAAATTGGCAAACCCTCGTTATTCTAGTAAGATTTCTACTATATCCTTTGAAGAATATGAACTCGATGGCTTGACCGGATTCACGGATATGGCAGTATTTAACAATAAAAAGTATGTGGTGATAGCTAATGGCAATGATTTGTATTATTTCCAGTATGGAGCAGGAAGTGAAGCCGTGTTGAAGAAGTTCCATACATTCAATTCTTCTGTGAAGTCATTGGCTGCGAATGATATTTATGTTTTTTATAATCGTTCATATCCTGTGGGCTGGCAACCGGAACATAACGGACAGTTGGGAGTAGCTTTGGAAGATAATACTTTTAGTATTTATGAAGTTTGGGAGACGGAAGATAGTAAAGCGGTGGCTACGGATGTCAAGATCGATCAACTTTTTCCGGATCCGGCAAATCCTGTAACTAATAACTTTGGTAAAATTGTGGATATTCATTATAAATATGGTTCTGTAGGAGAATTTCTTGAATTTAAATATTAGGAAAAGAATTACCAAAATACAACATGGGATATAAAATTGGAATACTTTTGGCCTTGTTTGTCGGAGGTTTGGTTACTGTAGCCAAACCTCAGCAATTGGCTAATTATGAACTTGTGGAGAAATTCAATGCTTTTACTGCGGGAGGAAAACTCTCTGAAAACAGTTTTGGGCTTCATCCCCGCGAGATTAACGATACAGATAATTTTTGGTTTGATTATCGGACGTCAGCTGGAAGATTTTATTATTATGTGACTCCAGATAAAGGAAAACAAGAATTGCTGTTCGACAACGATGAGATGGCAATGGCACTATCGGAATTGACGAGAGAGAGAGTCGATCCAAAGGGGCTAAGATTTTATGATTTCAAATTCTCTAAAGACCAGAAATCGTTTACCTTTGAACATGGAAACAAGGCCTATGAGTATAACCGCATCACCCGCAAATTGAAAGAAGTTGAGAAGGAGAATAAGAAAACAATGGATGAGTATGATTACCTCTATATGAATTACTCTCCCGATAAAAAGTATATCCTGTTTGCCAAGAATCATAATTTGTATGTGAAAGGAAACAAGGAATTGGGAGTGGACACTACCGAGGTGCAACTCACTTTTGACGGAATGCCTCTGTATACTTATGCGGATGAGAGAGATGGCTTTTATCCCGATAGGGAAATGTCTACCAATGCACGTTGGTGTAAAGACAGCCGCCATGTATATTTTGTGATGGAGGACGAACGGAAATTACAAGACTTTTGGGTAATTAATTCTCTCTCTGATAAGCCGGAACTTGTGAAATATAAATATGAATATCCTGGTGACAAGCACGTGACACAGAACGAACTGGTCATCATTGACGTAGTGGAGAAGACAGCCCGTAAAGCGAATGTTGGCAAGTGGCCCGACCAATACATAATGGTGTTTTCCACTTCTTCCAAAGGGGATTTGATTTTTTTTGAACGTACGAAGCGTACATGGGATGAAGTGGATGTATGCTCCGTGAATACTTCTACATTAGAAGTCAAAGAATTGATTCACGAAGTAGACAAGCCTTACCGTGATGTGCATGCTCGCAACGTGGAAGTGCTGAACGACGGAAAAGATATCCTGTTCCGTTCTGAGCGTACGGGTTGGGGACATTATTATCATTATGACGGAAATGGGAATTTGAAAAATACCATTACTTCCGGAGCTTGGGTGAGCGGGCATATTGTTGCTATCGACACATTAAAGCGTGAGATTTATTTCTATGGATATGGGGGTGATCCGAAGATGGATCCTTGTTATTATCAATTGTATAAATCTCATATAGACCGTGAAGGAGTCACTCGGATAACTAAGGAAGATGCTCAGCATCAAGTACACTTTTTAAAATCTCGACGCTATTTTATTGACTCGTTTTCGAGGGTGGATATGGAGCCACGGACACTACTGAAAGATAATACTGGCAAAGTGATTCTGGAGTTTCCCAAACCTGATTTGGCACAGGTATATGCTGAAGGTTGGAGAAAGCCCGAACGTTTTGTAGTGAAGGCTGCTGATAATGTTACAGACTTGTATGGGGTGATGTGGAAACCGTCAAACTTTGATCCGGAGAAGAAATATCCGATTGTCTCAATTGTTTATCCTGGTCCTTACTATGGTTTTGTGCCTACCAATTTCACTTTGGACAATAGTTATTGTACCCGTATGGCGCAACTTGGTTTTATTGTCATTACTGTAGGTCACAGAGGAGACACTCCTATGCGTGGAAAAGTATATCACCGTTATGGTTATAATCATATGCGAGACTATCCGCTTGCGGATGATAAATATGCTATTGAGCAACTAGCGCAATGTCATTCGTTTATTGATATTGATAGAGTAGGTATCTACGGGCACTCTGGCGGTGGACTTATGGCTGCGGCAGCTATTTGCACATATCCTGACTTTTACAAAGCAGCTGTTTCTTGTTCTGGAAATCATGATAACAATATCTATAATCGTGGATGGGGAGAATGCTACAACGGCGTGAAAGAAGTGGAAAAAGTAGTAAAAGATAGTTTGGGCAATGAGACAAAAGAGTATGAATACAAGTTCAGTGTGAAGTCGAATGCAGAGATTGCCAAGAATCTGAAAGGACACTTGATGCTTGTCACCGGAGATATGGATAAGAATGTGAATCCTGCACATACATATCGTATGGCTCAGGCTTTGATTGAAGCCGGAAAGGATTTTGATATGCTGGTGATTCCGGGTGCCGGTCATGGATATGGTTCTGCTGATAAGTATTTTGAAAAGAAAATGTACCGTTTCTTCGCTAAACATTTGCTGGGTGATACTCGTGCGGATTATTGGGGAGATATTAATCGCAACAAATAAGACAATAGATAAGATTTTATGAAAAACTCTCTCTTTAAATACATATGTCCGGTAGTTGTGTTATTTGTATGCAGCCTTGCCGGTGCACAGCAGAAAGCGAATTATAAGTTAGCGGAGAAATTCCGTTTGTTGGAACAAAATCCTATAATAAAGTATTCTACAGAAGTCAAGCCGACGTTTATCAATGATACGGACTGTTTCTATTATTCGTTTACTACACGTGAAGGAAAGAAGTATTATTATGTAAATCCGAAGAAAAAGGAAAAACGTCTGCTGTTTGATACGGATGAATTATTGAGCAAAATTGCGACATATACCAAGAAAGCTTATTCTTCGGCAGATCCATATCTGTCTTTCACTTTCATGAAGGATAATGAAACGATTCGTATTGATTTTGACCGTGGACTTTATACGTACAACATTCATACCAAGGTGTTGAAGCAACTTGATGAAAAATCATCCTACAGAAATAGTGATCCGTATTGGATGAAGTATTCTCCAGATAGTCTCTATTTTCTCTATGCAAGCAAGGATAACTTGTACTTCGTTGGAAATCAAAAGAAAGGGCAAGATACCATCCCTGTACAACTGACAATGGATGGTGAGCCGAACTATACATTTAACCGTGAAGACGAGGGTATGCTGAAAGGACGCTTCGGAGCTGAATCCGCTCATTGGATTCCGGGTAGCCATCGTTTTTATGCTGTTCGTGAGGATAACAGGAAAGTGCGTGATCTATGGTTAATCAATTCGTTGTCTACTCCATATCCGACACTGAAAACTTATAAAGCTGAACTGGCGGGAGATAAACATGTCACCCAATATGAATTATTAATTGGAGATATTGATACCCGTGAAGTGAAGAAAGTTGATATTAATCGCTGGCCTGATCAGTATATCGACGTATTATATATCTCGAAAGACGGGAAGCGTTTGTATTTCCAACGCTATAACCGTCCGTGGAACCAGTCGGATATCTGCGAAGTAGACACAGAAACCGGAAAAGTACGCGTAGTGATTCATGAAGAAAACAAACCGTATCTTGATTATCAGATGCGTAATGTCTCTTTCCTAAATGACGGAAAGGAAATCCTGTTCCGTTCCGAACGTAACGGTTGGGGACACTATTACCTGTATGACACGGCAACGGGAAATCTGAAGAACCAACTGACTGATGGAACATGGGTAGCCGGTCCGGTCACCAAGATTGATACTATCGGACGTAAGATGTATTTCTATGGTTATGGTCGTGAGAAAGGTATTGATCCTTATTACTACATTCTTTATGAAGCTCAACTGGATCGTCCGAATGCAGTCCGTTTGTTGACGCCGGAGAATGCGTCGCATGATGTCAGTATCTCTCCGTCTTACCGATATATGGTAGATTCTTATTCTACCGTTTCGCAGGAACCGGTGAATGTGGTTCGTAACCGGAATGGAAAGGTAATCATGACGTTGGAAAAGCCCGATTTGCAGCCTATCTATGAGATGGGATGGAAAGCACCGGAACGCTTTAAGGTAAAAGCCGCCGATGGAGTGACCGACTTGTATGGCGTGATGTGGAAACCTGCCGATTTTGACTCGACAAAGGTGTATCCTATCATTTCGAATGTTTATCCGGGACCGTTCTTTGAGTATGTGCCGACACGTTTCACGATTAACGATGTTTATAACACCCGCCTGGCTCAACTGGGATTCATTGTAATAACCGTAGGACATAGAGGTGGTACTCCGATGCGCGGAAAGGCTTATCATACCTACGGATACAACAATATGCGTGATTATCCGTTGGCGGATGATAAATATGCTATCGAGCAACTGGCTGCCCGTTATCCGTTTATTGATGCCACTAAAGTAGGTATTTACGGACATTCCGGTGGGGGATTTATGTCGGCTGCCGCCATTTGCACTTATCCTGATTTCTATTCGGCTGCCGTTTCATCGGCTGGTAATCATGACAACCGCATTTACAATAAAGGATTTGTAGAGATTCATTTCGGTGTGGATGAGAAGGTGAAAACGACTAAAGACAGTTTGGGAGTAGAAAGCACGACGTATGATTATAGTGTCCGCGTACGTCCGAATCAGGAGTTGGCAAAGAATTATAAGCACGGCTTGCTGCTGTTTACCGGTGCGATGGATAAGACTGTGAATCCGGCTAACACATTGCGTTTGGTGGATGCATTGATTAAGGCAGACAAGGATTTCGAGATGTTTGTATTGCCGAAATGTACACATGGATTCTTCGGTGAGTCCGAGGACTTCTTCGAACATAAGATGTGGCGTCATTTTGCCCGCTTGCTGTTGCATGACAACTCGGCGGATTCTGATGTCGATTTGAATAAGGATATGATTAAAGATGACAGGAGAAGATAAGATGAACCGGATATTTGTACATATAGGGATTATAGCGGGCTTGTTGCTGGGTGGAAGCCTGTCTGTTGAAGCTCAAAAGAGGCCGTTGGATATAGAAGCGTGTACATCTTGGAAACGTATTGATGCGCCGGATATTTCACCGACAGGCAGGTGGGTGACTTACCGTATATCGTTGATGGAATATAATCCGGATAGCAAGGAAGAAAAACCTCTGCATTTATTCGATTCCCGTACACGGAAGGAAATATTGCTGAATGGTAATATAGAGCGTCTGGAGTTTTATAATAACGATGAGGGAGCTTTTTATCGGCAGGCGGACTCAGCGGGAGTAATGAAGACGTTCTTGTTGTCATTGCCTTCGGGAGTAAAGGCCGAATGGAAACATAAAGAGGCTTTTCGCCCTGTAGAAGGGACTCCTTACTCAATCTCTGTAACTAACGTGCCGAAAGATACGGTGAATCATGTCCCGGCTTTTAACAGGCTGGTGGTACGTCATTTAAAGACAGAAGTTGCTTTTCATATTGACAGTATCGGCTATCATACATTGTATGACGGAGGACGTTCTATTCTTTTCATTCGTAAAAAATCAGACGGGAACGAGCTATGTTATGGTCCTTTAGCCGGTCCATATAAGACTCTTTATCAGAGTTCTGTAAAGAGTGAACCCTCTTCTTATAGTTTTAATGAAAAAGAGATGACCGGGGAGTTTAGCGTAAACGATTCTTTGTGGTATGCTTTCTCATTAAAGAAGCCGGGTTGTAACTTGCTTTTTGACCGGAAAGAGATTGTTTTGCCTGATGGCATGGCTGTCGGACGCGTTGACTTGTCTAAAAGCCATAATTTTCTGATGCTTGAGCTTCGGGACTCACAGCAGGTTTCCCGTAGAAAGGAAGAACCGGAGAAGAAACCGGACAAGAGCTTTGAATTGGAGTTGTGGACATGGAACGAAATGGAAGTTCCGACTTTACAAAGGGGCGGACGTTATAGGCAGGATAAGTCGGTGACGTATATTTATGATATTTCTTCTAAGAAGCTGACTGAAATTGCTCCATCTACCGTAGATTTACTCTTACCATCGGGAGCAGAGAATTTGGACTATGTGCTTTACACGGACGAATCTCCTTATAAGATGCAGCGTGAGTGGTTGGATCGGTTGCCGTTCGATGTATATTCGGTGAATGTGCATACGGGTGCAAAACAGTTGATCGGACGCAGTTATCGTACAGCCCCGAAATGGTCGGTGAATAGCAAGTGGGCGGTAATGTATGATCCGATAGCCCAAGTCTGGAATAAGTTTGCTGGAGCTACCGGTAAGGTTGTGAATATATCCGATGCTATCGGATATCCGATGTTCGTGGAAAGTTATGATAAACCGGCTCCTGCTCCCGCTTATGGAATAGCAGGGTGGACGGCTGACGGGAATAATGTGTTTCTTTACGATGCATATGACTGGTGGAAGGTTGATTTGACAGGAGAACGTCAGCCGGAGTGTCTGACTAAAGGGTATGGCCGTAAACATGGCAAATCTATTCGTAAAATGACGAGCAATATAGATAAGGATGTTTTTCAGAAAGACGAAACAGTTATGGTTAGCCTTTGGGATAAAGATACGATGGATGAGGGTGTCTATCAGCTTGACATGAAAGGACGTCTGAAGAAGCTGATGGAAGGGAATTATGTATATGCCATACACCGTTTCTCTGACAATCATAAGTATTGTGTTTGGAATCGTCAGAATATATCGGAATTTCGGGATTTGTGGTGGAGCAAGGCTGACTTTTCAAATCCGGTCAGAGTAACGAATGCCAACCCTCAACAAGCGGATTATAAATGGGGTACAGTCAAACTGGTGAAGTGGACTAATTACCAGAATAAGGAAAATAAGGGATTGCTTTACTTGCCTGAAGATTATGACTCCCAAAAAGAATATCCGGTGCTGGTGCAGTTTTATGAAACCCATTCCGGTGAGTTGAATATTTATCATGCACCCTTACTGAGCAGTGCGTTAGGAGATCCTGTATATTTTGCCAGCAATGGTTATATTGTGTTTATGCCGGACGTGCATTTCACGGTTGGGACTCCCGGCCAGAGTTGTTATGATGCTGTGGTTAGCGGAACAAAGTATCTGATAGAGCAGGGGATAGCGCATCCCGGGAAAATTGGTTTGCAGGGGCATAGCTGGTCTGGTTATCAAACATCATATTTGGTGACAAAGACTGATATTTTCACCTGTGCTAATATTGCGGCTCCCATCACCGATATGGTTACCGGCTATTTGGGAATCCGTAACGGAAGTGGATTGCCACGGTATTTTATGTACGAAGAGACACAGAGCCGGATGGGAAAGACTTTATGGGAAGCGAAAGATAAGTATTTGGCTAGTTCTGCAATCCTGGAAGCTGACAAGATACATACGCCTTTGTTGATATTACATAATGATCAGGATGAGGCCGTAGCGTATGAACAGGGACGTGCCTTGTATTTAGCAATGCGTCGTTTGCAGCGCCCGGCATGGTTGTTGAATTACAAAGGTGAAGGACATTTTGTGATGGGTAGAGGTGCTCAGAAAGACTGGACTATCCGGATGATGCAGTTCTTCGATTATTACCTGAAAGGAACCAAAGAGCCGCGTTGGATGAAAGAGGGCATTCATCTGAGAGAACGTGGCATTGACCAGAAATATGATTTACTAGAAAAATAAATAAAATGAAGAAACTATTAATTGCAGCTATGGTTCTGTCTTGCTTTGCATTCAGCAGCTACGGACAGGGTAAAGCGAAGAAACAAATTATTGGTAAATGGTGTAATCCTTATACCTATAAATCTACAGGTGAACTGAAAGGATTTGAGTTTAAAAAAAAGGGAAAATGCTCAGCTGTCAATATCCCTTCTTTGGATTTAAAAACCTGGAAGATTGATAAAGATGGTTATTTGATTATCGAAGGATTCAGCAAGGAAGATAATGGAGAAGTGGTGGCATATAAGACACGTGAATATATCGGAAAACTGACCACCGATT
The DNA window shown above is from Bacteroides faecium and carries:
- a CDS encoding RagB/SusD family nutrient uptake outer membrane protein codes for the protein MKRIYRTIVLLGAMVTLGTSCSDWLNVYPSDQIKEEFLFETGDGYRAALNGIYRKMASWSIYGSNLKWGLIDAWGQVYDMELAPIDEGGQAMKQIENLKFTDQQLTPTTDKMWSDAWNVVANCNELAQQAELADSALFYSGELERKMILGEAIGLRAYIQFDLLRVYTPSPAMNPGNQTFIPYINTYPAYVSNRETVSYCLEQIIKDLKRAQELLWEVDKSANWRDRFEEGKNDETLFWASRGFRLNYYAVTAELARVYLYAGMPDEAYKQAEIIIQQNSLFAALTDEKVALEALREGNVKMYDDIIFALYSPKDLIEWDRLINHKNDKSEGSDKKSYFLGITSAIANERYGSDLNTDWRIRYQMEKKNYNDYCSMKYYQQPDSYKYSEINNVIVPMFRMSEVYYIAAEAIYQTDLDKAKEYLRTVKKSRGIDADLEKVTASQFMTMLVNDAQREFFGEGQTFFMFKRLMRTMKGRKEVLATRENMVLPLPESESAI
- a CDS encoding DUF4843 domain-containing protein → MKMKNILLTGMMACIGISLFFSCQEEGLVLNGNDVSYINFNKDLTKDTTRISFEFYPLGEGMDVKIAEVPIEVAIFGKIQDKDLEFTIAIDEKMSTFPASQCILPEKCVFKSGQLLDTIYVKLKNFPDLKTTTKFVALRINAGDEVGEGIANYSRAIIAVTDRLVKPDWWDYKDIEYYGEYYSSVDWYYLGDYSDTKFRMFLEVLQENDDELFDGKDRVKLRKYSLSLKYKVAEENARRGPDNPLRDEKGVIIEVPVAG
- a CDS encoding PKD-like family lipoprotein, which produces MKKILTYIFIGATMASLSGCLDNDNNYNYSEVNELEKKIGITGMKAEYLLAFQEEVTITPSFELTIDKENPDVSYEWRLDGILLPDETNPSCTFSFERGGMHEVTYTVIDNKTGIKFSKSCTLRVRSPFARGWLVLSEDGARNSRLSFVGASSINYKLTVTDGTTVAEIDRDSLVYNQVVEDVISGLGSHPKGLLLNAGYLGAYGEVLEIPDEVIVMQDRWAELNGITLEREVYTDEEFRGDLPQNFDPVSAAMTYSAKALLNSDGYIYWANMVTHKDFHSCGYTSFPVGKNKKFKGLYQSYKVNKYHGAMPVLTEDNEIAGLIDDAIPEYGNPDVLEISDYSSLVYSVQTGEDKETPVDERYKLEDGWKILAMMPASSNDAGYQETRPGWVAIINNGPQYKLLYFQWKLANPRYSSKISTISFEEYELDGLTGFTDMAVFNNKKYVVIANGNDLYYFQYGAGSEAVLKKFHTFNSSVKSLAANDIYVFYNRSYPVGWQPEHNGQLGVALEDNTFSIYEVWETEDSKAVATDVKIDQLFPDPANPVTNNFGKIVDIHYKYGSVGEFLEFKY
- a CDS encoding S9 family peptidase, with amino-acid sequence MGYKIGILLALFVGGLVTVAKPQQLANYELVEKFNAFTAGGKLSENSFGLHPREINDTDNFWFDYRTSAGRFYYYVTPDKGKQELLFDNDEMAMALSELTRERVDPKGLRFYDFKFSKDQKSFTFEHGNKAYEYNRITRKLKEVEKENKKTMDEYDYLYMNYSPDKKYILFAKNHNLYVKGNKELGVDTTEVQLTFDGMPLYTYADERDGFYPDREMSTNARWCKDSRHVYFVMEDERKLQDFWVINSLSDKPELVKYKYEYPGDKHVTQNELVIIDVVEKTARKANVGKWPDQYIMVFSTSSKGDLIFFERTKRTWDEVDVCSVNTSTLEVKELIHEVDKPYRDVHARNVEVLNDGKDILFRSERTGWGHYYHYDGNGNLKNTITSGAWVSGHIVAIDTLKREIYFYGYGGDPKMDPCYYQLYKSHIDREGVTRITKEDAQHQVHFLKSRRYFIDSFSRVDMEPRTLLKDNTGKVILEFPKPDLAQVYAEGWRKPERFVVKAADNVTDLYGVMWKPSNFDPEKKYPIVSIVYPGPYYGFVPTNFTLDNSYCTRMAQLGFIVITVGHRGDTPMRGKVYHRYGYNHMRDYPLADDKYAIEQLAQCHSFIDIDRVGIYGHSGGGLMAAAAICTYPDFYKAAVSCSGNHDNNIYNRGWGECYNGVKEVEKVVKDSLGNETKEYEYKFSVKSNAEIAKNLKGHLMLVTGDMDKNVNPAHTYRMAQALIEAGKDFDMLVIPGAGHGYGSADKYFEKKMYRFFAKHLLGDTRADYWGDINRNK
- a CDS encoding S9 family peptidase, which produces MKNSLFKYICPVVVLFVCSLAGAQQKANYKLAEKFRLLEQNPIIKYSTEVKPTFINDTDCFYYSFTTREGKKYYYVNPKKKEKRLLFDTDELLSKIATYTKKAYSSADPYLSFTFMKDNETIRIDFDRGLYTYNIHTKVLKQLDEKSSYRNSDPYWMKYSPDSLYFLYASKDNLYFVGNQKKGQDTIPVQLTMDGEPNYTFNREDEGMLKGRFGAESAHWIPGSHRFYAVREDNRKVRDLWLINSLSTPYPTLKTYKAELAGDKHVTQYELLIGDIDTREVKKVDINRWPDQYIDVLYISKDGKRLYFQRYNRPWNQSDICEVDTETGKVRVVIHEENKPYLDYQMRNVSFLNDGKEILFRSERNGWGHYYLYDTATGNLKNQLTDGTWVAGPVTKIDTIGRKMYFYGYGREKGIDPYYYILYEAQLDRPNAVRLLTPENASHDVSISPSYRYMVDSYSTVSQEPVNVVRNRNGKVIMTLEKPDLQPIYEMGWKAPERFKVKAADGVTDLYGVMWKPADFDSTKVYPIISNVYPGPFFEYVPTRFTINDVYNTRLAQLGFIVITVGHRGGTPMRGKAYHTYGYNNMRDYPLADDKYAIEQLAARYPFIDATKVGIYGHSGGGFMSAAAICTYPDFYSAAVSSAGNHDNRIYNKGFVEIHFGVDEKVKTTKDSLGVESTTYDYSVRVRPNQELAKNYKHGLLLFTGAMDKTVNPANTLRLVDALIKADKDFEMFVLPKCTHGFFGESEDFFEHKMWRHFARLLLHDNSADSDVDLNKDMIKDDRRR